Proteins co-encoded in one Arthrobacter sp. ERGS1:01 genomic window:
- a CDS encoding DUF4233 domain-containing protein → MARLTKAQREWRPGMPKKARSTKMLFASTVLVLEAFVALFAGLALFGATGKNPVYLLVAGVLAVLMIVTCAFVGKKWGPAVGWILQLLLIAAGFWETAMFVVGVLFALAWWYALHAGSRIDRENRERARVQAEWDAAHPEPVD, encoded by the coding sequence ATGGCACGACTGACCAAGGCGCAGCGCGAATGGCGCCCGGGCATGCCCAAGAAGGCCCGTTCCACCAAGATGCTCTTCGCCTCCACGGTTCTGGTGCTCGAGGCGTTCGTGGCGCTCTTTGCCGGGCTGGCGCTCTTTGGCGCCACGGGTAAGAACCCTGTCTACCTGCTGGTGGCCGGCGTCCTGGCCGTGCTGATGATCGTCACCTGCGCATTCGTGGGCAAGAAGTGGGGGCCGGCGGTTGGCTGGATCCTGCAACTGCTGCTGATTGCCGCCGGTTTCTGGGAAACGGCCATGTTCGTGGTGGGCGTGCTCTTCGCCCTCGCCTGGTGGTACGCGCTGCACGCTGGCAGCCGCATCGACCGGGAAAACCGTGAACGGGCCCGCGTCCAGGCCGAGTGGGATGCCGCCCACCCCGAGCCCGTAGACTGA
- a CDS encoding DUF488 domain-containing protein, whose amino-acid sequence MGAVRILRVYEAPEPGEFRILVDRLWPRGVAKDRIDFWLKDVAPSAEVRNAFGHRPENFAAFVRDYRAELSTNPAVDQLRTLLAGHPNAVLLYGAKDTVQNQAAVLLGFLNADFLKGGPATLD is encoded by the coding sequence ATGGGTGCTGTGCGGATTCTGCGGGTGTATGAGGCGCCGGAGCCGGGGGAGTTCCGGATCCTGGTGGACCGGTTGTGGCCGCGCGGGGTTGCGAAGGACCGCATCGACTTCTGGCTCAAGGACGTGGCGCCGTCCGCCGAGGTGCGCAACGCCTTCGGCCACCGGCCGGAGAACTTTGCGGCATTCGTCCGGGACTACCGGGCGGAACTGTCCACCAATCCGGCCGTGGACCAGCTCCGGACGCTGCTGGCCGGGCACCCCAATGCCGTACTGCTGTATGGCGCGAAGGACACCGTGCAAAATCAGGCGGCCGTGCTCCTTGGTTTCCTCAACGCCGACTTCCTCAAGGGTGGGCCCGCCACGCTAGATTAG
- a CDS encoding bifunctional folylpolyglutamate synthase/dihydrofolate synthase: protein MTTQHDEFSVESVYAELLGRAPENKMEPRLAPLFRAMEILGEPNKAFPIIHITGTNGKTSTARMIEAGLLAHGLRTGRYTSPHLSRVTERISIDGAPVADTTFVRIWDEIHPYLLIVDAELEAANETRLTYFECLTILAYAIFADEPVDVAVVEVGLGGITDATNVGDGQVAVITPISLDHTELLGDTTGAIAVEKAGIIKEGAFLISAAQPVDAAQVLLERAQEMHATYRFEGVEFGVESRTIAVGGQMITLQGLVGRYPEILLPLHGEHQAENAAVALAALEAFLGGGEKELNLDLVQEGFANTTSPGRLEVLRTSPTIVVDAAHNPAGIAVSATALQEAFSFSKLVVVLGVLADKDAEEILRTLKESYGEEAAEICLTQSNSPRAIPAGELAEMAVDLGWDEDDVHIAEKLDDAIEWAVERAEANNDLAGGVLITGSITVVGEARILLGRPGEKEGA from the coding sequence ATGACCACCCAACACGACGAATTCTCGGTGGAGAGCGTTTACGCCGAACTGCTGGGCCGTGCCCCGGAAAACAAGATGGAGCCCCGCCTGGCCCCCTTGTTCCGGGCCATGGAGATCCTCGGCGAGCCCAACAAGGCCTTCCCGATCATCCACATCACCGGCACCAACGGCAAGACGTCCACGGCCCGGATGATCGAAGCCGGGCTGCTGGCCCACGGCCTGCGCACGGGCCGCTACACGAGCCCGCACCTGAGCCGGGTCACCGAACGCATCAGCATCGACGGCGCTCCCGTGGCCGACACCACCTTCGTGCGGATCTGGGACGAAATCCACCCCTACCTGCTGATCGTGGATGCCGAACTCGAGGCCGCCAACGAAACCCGGCTGACCTACTTTGAGTGCCTGACGATCCTCGCCTACGCCATCTTCGCCGACGAGCCCGTCGACGTGGCAGTCGTTGAAGTGGGCTTGGGCGGCATCACCGACGCCACGAACGTTGGCGACGGGCAGGTCGCCGTCATCACGCCCATCTCCCTGGACCACACCGAACTGCTCGGTGACACCACCGGGGCGATCGCCGTGGAGAAGGCCGGCATCATCAAGGAGGGCGCGTTCCTCATCAGCGCCGCCCAGCCGGTCGACGCCGCCCAGGTGCTGTTGGAGCGCGCCCAGGAGATGCATGCCACCTACCGTTTCGAGGGTGTCGAGTTTGGCGTGGAATCGCGCACCATCGCGGTGGGCGGGCAGATGATCACGCTGCAGGGGCTGGTCGGGCGCTACCCGGAGATCCTGCTGCCGCTGCACGGCGAGCACCAGGCCGAGAACGCCGCCGTCGCGCTTGCCGCGCTCGAGGCGTTCCTGGGCGGCGGCGAGAAGGAACTGAACCTGGACCTGGTCCAGGAGGGCTTCGCCAACACCACCTCGCCCGGTCGGCTCGAGGTGCTGCGCACGTCCCCGACCATTGTGGTGGACGCCGCGCACAACCCCGCCGGCATTGCCGTCAGCGCTACAGCCCTGCAGGAGGCCTTTTCCTTCAGCAAGCTCGTGGTGGTCCTGGGCGTCCTGGCGGACAAGGACGCGGAGGAAATCCTGCGCACCCTCAAGGAGTCCTACGGCGAGGAGGCGGCGGAAATCTGCCTCACGCAGTCCAACTCCCCGCGCGCCATCCCGGCCGGAGAACTGGCCGAAATGGCCGTTGACCTGGGCTGGGACGAGGACGACGTCCACATTGCCGAGAAACTCGACGACGCCATCGAATGGGCCGTGGAGCGGGCCGAGGCCAACAACGATCTCGCCGGCGGCGTCCTGATCACCGGCTCCATCACCGTGGTGGGGGAGGCCCGCATCCTGCTGGGCCGCCCCGGGGAAAAGGAAGGTGCCTAG
- a CDS encoding glycosyltransferase family 4 protein, with the protein MKVAIVAESFLPEMNGVTHSLLKILQHLERRGDDVLVIAPSTSAAVPDVMEGATVRRLPSVPLAGYRNVRVAMGGVARIKSILAAYEPDIVHLASPFVLGWRAVRAAQALGLPTVAIYQTDVPGYAAKYGMPFLENWAWTRVERIHLAATRTLAPSTAAMDQLRGHGIPRVELWSRGVDTERFHPQRRSAAFRTMVAPNGERVVGYVGRLALEKQLEDLRAIADIPNTRLVVVGDGPQRSALEELLPGAHFTGFLDGTDLAAVVASFDVFVHPGELETFCQTIQEAMASGVPVVATGRGGPLDLVDSSRTGWLYEPGDLAGFRGYVTDLVGDEAKRAAFGAAAFTKVQGRTWTRVCEELMDIYRQTMAAPLPRVPALKGSK; encoded by the coding sequence GTGAAGGTTGCCATTGTTGCTGAATCGTTCCTGCCGGAAATGAATGGGGTCACCCATTCCCTGTTGAAAATCCTCCAACACCTTGAGCGGCGGGGGGATGACGTCCTGGTCATCGCCCCGTCAACATCCGCCGCCGTCCCGGACGTCATGGAGGGCGCCACAGTGCGGCGCCTGCCCTCCGTGCCGCTGGCCGGGTACCGGAACGTCAGGGTGGCCATGGGCGGAGTGGCCAGGATCAAGTCCATCCTGGCCGCCTACGAGCCCGACATCGTCCATCTGGCCTCTCCCTTCGTCCTGGGTTGGCGGGCCGTGCGCGCCGCCCAGGCACTGGGCCTGCCAACCGTGGCCATCTACCAAACCGACGTACCCGGCTACGCGGCAAAATACGGGATGCCGTTCCTGGAAAATTGGGCCTGGACCCGGGTGGAACGCATTCACCTGGCGGCCACCCGGACCCTGGCCCCCTCCACTGCCGCCATGGACCAGTTGCGCGGCCACGGCATTCCACGGGTTGAATTGTGGAGCCGCGGCGTGGACACCGAACGCTTCCACCCGCAACGGCGCAGCGCGGCCTTCCGCACAATGGTTGCCCCCAACGGGGAACGCGTGGTGGGCTATGTGGGCCGGCTGGCGCTGGAGAAACAGCTCGAAGACCTCCGCGCCATCGCCGACATCCCCAACACCCGTCTGGTCGTCGTCGGCGACGGCCCCCAGCGCAGCGCCCTGGAAGAACTGCTTCCCGGCGCCCACTTCACCGGATTCCTTGACGGCACGGACCTTGCCGCCGTCGTCGCCTCCTTTGACGTGTTCGTCCACCCCGGCGAGCTGGAAACCTTCTGCCAAACCATCCAGGAAGCCATGGCCTCGGGGGTGCCGGTGGTTGCCACCGGACGCGGCGGGCCCCTTGACCTGGTGGATTCCTCCCGCACCGGCTGGCTCTACGAACCCGGCGACCTGGCCGGATTCCGGGGCTACGTCACCGACCTGGTGGGGGATGAGGCGAAACGGGCGGCCTTCGGAGCGGCCGCCTTCACCAAGGTCCAGGGCCGCACCTGGACCCGGGTCTGCGAGGAACTGATGGACATCTACCGCCAAACCATGGCCGCGCCCCTTCCGCGGGTGCCGGCATTGAAAGGGAGCAAATGA
- a CDS encoding SGNH/GDSL hydrolase family protein: MLYVALGDSFTEGVGDPNKHLPHGVRGWADRVAEGLAAHEPGWQYANLAIRSKRLRHILAEQLAPALAIQPDLITIYAGGNDIMDFGTKAADILAQLEALVAPLAASGARLLLFTGYDVEVSAVLSPLRRKNHLYNDGVRDIADRYGAVVVDFAGFDAYRNPHFWCADRLHMSKAGHKYMAGKVLDILDVPHGIVPRHKKEGPARTFKQWGRDQYLWINDWVLPMFARKLRGVTLGDTLSPRWPEPVRVPRRKGLRKLARVSAPGD; encoded by the coding sequence GTGCTCTATGTGGCCCTCGGGGATTCCTTCACGGAGGGAGTGGGGGATCCCAACAAACACCTGCCGCACGGCGTGCGCGGATGGGCGGATCGGGTCGCGGAGGGACTGGCGGCCCATGAGCCGGGCTGGCAGTACGCCAACCTGGCCATCCGCAGCAAACGGCTGCGCCACATCCTTGCCGAGCAGCTGGCACCGGCCTTGGCCATTCAACCGGACCTCATCACCATTTATGCCGGCGGCAACGACATCATGGACTTTGGCACGAAGGCCGCTGACATCCTGGCGCAGTTGGAGGCCCTCGTGGCACCCCTGGCCGCCAGCGGGGCGCGGCTGCTGCTCTTCACCGGCTATGACGTGGAGGTGTCCGCCGTGCTCTCCCCGCTGCGGCGCAAGAACCACCTCTACAACGACGGCGTCCGGGACATCGCGGACCGGTACGGGGCAGTCGTGGTGGACTTTGCCGGCTTTGACGCCTACCGGAACCCGCACTTTTGGTGTGCCGACCGCCTCCACATGTCCAAGGCCGGCCACAAGTACATGGCCGGGAAGGTGCTGGACATCCTCGACGTGCCCCACGGGATCGTGCCCCGGCACAAAAAGGAAGGTCCCGCCCGCACCTTCAAACAGTGGGGACGGGACCAATACCTTTGGATCAACGACTGGGTGCTGCCCATGTTCGCCCGCAAACTGCGCGGGGTGACACTGGGCGACACCCTGAGCCCCCGCTGGCCCGAACCCGTGCGGGTGCCGCGCAGGAAGGGCCTGCGGAAGCTCGCGCGGGTCTCGGCTCCCGGCGATTGA
- a CDS encoding MepB family protein: protein MAKAPGPAGILPGFLAAKSRVFDPAGLDCADVVPEPESSDYCAHILTLGGRSAVFRAAKTTPTKAGHFVTLWLRSAAGPIRPFDADDGVEQFIVSVTDGERHGLFVFPAPELAARGVMSVDGKGGKRAIRVYAPWVQTSSAQAARTQAWQLRHFLHVDPVPVDLVLAKELFAA from the coding sequence ATGGCCAAGGCGCCCGGCCCCGCCGGCATCCTCCCCGGATTCCTGGCCGCCAAGTCGCGCGTGTTCGATCCCGCCGGCCTTGACTGCGCCGACGTGGTGCCTGAGCCCGAAAGCTCCGACTACTGCGCCCACATCCTCACCCTCGGCGGCCGGTCTGCGGTGTTCCGGGCCGCCAAAACGACTCCCACGAAGGCGGGCCACTTTGTGACCCTGTGGCTGCGCTCGGCGGCCGGCCCCATCAGGCCCTTTGACGCGGACGACGGCGTTGAACAGTTCATCGTGTCCGTCACCGATGGCGAGCGGCACGGACTCTTCGTGTTTCCCGCCCCCGAATTGGCCGCTCGCGGCGTCATGAGCGTGGACGGCAAGGGCGGCAAACGGGCCATCCGGGTCTACGCGCCCTGGGTCCAAACCTCCAGTGCACAGGCGGCACGGACGCAGGCCTGGCAGCTGCGGCACTTCCTCCACGTGGACCCTGTTCCAGTGGATTTGGTGCTCGCAAAGGAATTGTTCGCCGCCTGA
- a CDS encoding UDP-glucose dehydrogenase family protein: protein MRISVIGCGYLGAVHAATLADLGHDVVGLDTDAGRIEQLAAAQAPFHEPGLPVLLEAGRRSGRLRFATDPAALAGADVHFLCVGTPQAKTTFEADLSHVVAAVEALRPHLRPGAVVVGKSTVPVGTAARLASLIADTGAVLAWNPEFLRQGSAVRDSLAPDRLVYGIPEGPYGEAARAMLDAVYAPLLEQGTPRLVTDYATAELIKTAANAFLALKISYINAVGEFCESAGADVVALSRALGHDARIGGTYLQAGAGFGGGCLPKDLRSFRAQAHQRGVEPLEELLSLADGINADARYRLAETAVRLCGGDIAGRRVTVLGAAFKPNTDDIRDSPALDIALQLAAQGATVTVSDPQAGPNAWLQYPHLDFEPDPLAALGGAELTVLLTEWAQFTTLDPAAAAAVVANPLMLDGRNALDPAAWRAAGWQFHAVGVGLAEAGAAPVLL from the coding sequence ATGAGAATCTCCGTTATTGGTTGCGGGTACCTGGGCGCCGTCCACGCGGCCACGCTGGCCGACCTTGGCCACGACGTGGTGGGACTGGACACGGACGCCGGCCGGATCGAGCAACTCGCCGCGGCGCAGGCGCCCTTCCACGAACCGGGCCTGCCGGTGCTGCTCGAGGCCGGACGGCGTTCGGGCCGGCTTCGCTTTGCCACCGACCCCGCCGCACTGGCCGGCGCGGACGTCCACTTTCTGTGCGTGGGAACCCCGCAAGCCAAGACCACCTTTGAGGCGGATCTCTCCCACGTGGTGGCCGCCGTCGAGGCCCTGCGCCCGCACCTGCGTCCCGGCGCCGTTGTGGTGGGCAAATCGACGGTGCCGGTGGGGACGGCCGCGCGGCTCGCAAGCCTCATCGCGGACACCGGGGCCGTGCTGGCCTGGAATCCGGAGTTCCTGCGCCAGGGCAGCGCCGTGCGGGATTCCCTCGCCCCGGACCGTTTGGTGTACGGCATCCCCGAAGGACCGTACGGGGAGGCCGCGCGTGCAATGCTCGACGCCGTGTACGCACCCCTGCTGGAACAAGGGACCCCGCGGCTTGTCACCGACTACGCCACGGCCGAACTGATCAAGACGGCGGCCAATGCGTTCCTGGCCCTGAAGATTTCCTACATCAACGCCGTCGGCGAGTTTTGTGAATCGGCCGGTGCCGACGTCGTCGCCCTGTCCCGGGCACTGGGCCACGATGCAAGGATCGGCGGCACCTACCTGCAGGCGGGCGCCGGATTTGGCGGGGGATGCCTGCCCAAGGACCTGCGCTCCTTCCGCGCCCAGGCCCACCAGCGCGGCGTCGAGCCGCTGGAGGAGCTCTTGTCCCTCGCGGACGGCATCAACGCCGACGCCAGGTACCGCCTGGCCGAGACTGCGGTGCGTCTGTGCGGCGGCGACATCGCGGGCCGGCGCGTGACAGTCCTCGGGGCCGCCTTCAAACCCAACACCGACGACATCCGCGATTCCCCGGCCCTGGACATCGCGCTGCAATTGGCGGCCCAGGGCGCCACCGTCACCGTCAGCGACCCGCAGGCCGGGCCCAACGCATGGCTGCAATACCCGCACCTGGACTTTGAACCGGACCCGTTGGCCGCACTGGGCGGCGCCGAACTCACGGTGCTCCTGACCGAATGGGCGCAATTCACCACGCTGGACCCCGCGGCGGCGGCCGCCGTCGTTGCCAATCCGCTCATGCTCGACGGGCGCAACGCCCTTGACCCGGCGGCCTGGCGGGCTGCGGGATGGCAGTTCCATGCGGTCGGGGTGGGTCTGGCGGAGGCCGGTGCCGCACCCGTGTTGCTGTAG
- the ileS gene encoding isoleucine--tRNA ligase has protein sequence MTHFPKATAAHGLHADSNHVPASVRFPEVEELVLKYWEQDGTFQASIDARDAGTDGSNEFVFYDGPPFANGLPHYGHLLTGYAKDLVARYQTQRGRRVERRFGWDTHGLPAELEAMKQLGMTDKQQIEAMGIDKFNDACRSSVMKYAGEWQEYVTRQARWVDFDNDYKTLNVEYMESVLWAFKQLHSKGLTYNGYRVLPYCWKDETPLSNHELRMDDDVYKDRQDATVTVTFPILAGESAVSKELAGVSAIAWTTTPWTLPTNQGLAVGPKVSYAVMPVGPNGISTSSTTGNKSAEKFLLAADLVGSYAKDLGYDDAAAATAAITASYVGADLEGLKYEPLWDYFADDEKYGTAKSWQFLVADYVTTTDGTGIVHQAPAYGEEDQKVCEAYGIPVVLSVDEGAKFLPLFEGGPLNDIAGVQVFDANKTITRVVKDAGRLVRQASYVHSYPHCWRCRTPLIYRAISSWYVEVTQFKDRMVELNQDINWIPGNVKDGQFGKWLANARDWSISRNRYWGSPIPVWQSDDPEYPRTDVYGSLAEMQADFGRLPLNNEGEVDLHRPFIDDLTRPNPDDPTGKSTMRRVEDVLDVWFDSGSMPYGQVHYPFENEDWFNTHNPADFIVEYIGQTRGWFYMLHILSTALFDRPAFRNVISHGIVLGSDGQKMSKSLRNYPDVSEVLDRDGSDAMRWFLMSSPILRGGNLVVTEQGIRDGVRQVILPLWNVYSFFTLYANTANNGAGYDAKLRFDGYTDTMDEYLLANTGDLVRELTAKLDDYDVSGACDSLRSYLDMLTNWYVRRSRSRFFDENSDAFDALYTALETVCRVAAPLLPLVSEEIWRGLTGGRSVHLTDWPNADLFVPNAALVEQMDRVQQICSTGSSLRKAAKLRVRLPLAGLTVVAPNAAALDGGAAVVAEELNIRKVRFIDAADASPEEFGISSKLVVNARAAGPRLGKNVQLAIKGSKSGDWSVTNGVVTAGGLELEPSEYTLETVVADAADGAQSAVAMLPGGGFVVLDTELTDELEAEGTARDMIRAVQQARKDADLHVSDRIRTIISAPQNIVDALHANSELVKKETLTVTLELVPGDVDTTISVERTVAS, from the coding sequence ATGACCCACTTCCCCAAGGCAACCGCGGCCCACGGCCTGCACGCCGATTCGAACCATGTGCCAGCTTCCGTGCGTTTCCCGGAGGTGGAGGAACTCGTCCTGAAGTACTGGGAGCAGGACGGCACCTTCCAGGCCAGCATCGACGCCCGTGACGCCGGTACGGACGGCTCCAACGAGTTCGTGTTCTACGACGGCCCGCCCTTCGCCAACGGCCTGCCCCACTACGGGCACCTGCTCACCGGCTACGCCAAGGACCTCGTGGCCCGCTACCAGACCCAGCGCGGCCGCCGCGTGGAGCGCCGCTTCGGCTGGGACACGCACGGCCTGCCCGCCGAACTGGAAGCCATGAAGCAGCTGGGCATGACGGACAAGCAGCAGATCGAGGCCATGGGCATCGACAAATTCAACGACGCCTGCCGCTCTTCGGTCATGAAGTACGCCGGCGAATGGCAGGAATACGTCACCCGCCAGGCCCGCTGGGTCGACTTCGACAACGACTACAAGACGCTCAACGTCGAGTACATGGAGTCCGTGCTGTGGGCGTTCAAACAGCTCCACTCCAAGGGCCTGACCTATAACGGCTACCGCGTGCTGCCGTACTGCTGGAAGGATGAGACCCCGCTCTCCAACCACGAGCTGCGCATGGACGACGACGTCTACAAGGACCGCCAGGACGCCACCGTCACCGTCACGTTCCCCATCCTGGCCGGCGAGAGCGCCGTGTCCAAGGAACTGGCCGGCGTCAGCGCCATCGCCTGGACCACCACGCCCTGGACCCTGCCCACCAACCAGGGGCTCGCCGTGGGGCCCAAGGTGAGCTACGCCGTGATGCCCGTTGGCCCCAACGGGATCTCGACAAGCTCGACCACCGGAAACAAGTCGGCGGAGAAGTTCCTGCTGGCCGCCGACCTTGTGGGTTCCTACGCCAAGGACCTCGGGTACGACGACGCCGCTGCCGCCACCGCCGCGATCACCGCCAGCTATGTGGGCGCCGACCTTGAGGGCCTGAAGTACGAGCCGCTCTGGGACTACTTTGCCGACGACGAAAAGTACGGCACGGCCAAGTCCTGGCAGTTCCTGGTGGCCGACTACGTGACCACGACCGACGGTACCGGCATTGTCCACCAGGCCCCCGCCTACGGTGAAGAGGACCAGAAGGTCTGCGAGGCGTACGGCATCCCCGTGGTGCTCTCCGTCGACGAGGGCGCAAAGTTCCTGCCCCTGTTCGAGGGCGGGCCGCTGAACGACATCGCCGGCGTGCAGGTCTTTGACGCCAACAAGACCATCACGCGCGTCGTGAAGGACGCCGGCCGCCTGGTCCGCCAGGCCAGCTACGTGCACAGCTACCCGCACTGCTGGCGCTGCCGCACGCCCCTGATCTACCGCGCCATCTCCTCCTGGTACGTCGAAGTGACCCAGTTCAAGGACCGCATGGTGGAACTGAACCAGGACATCAACTGGATCCCCGGCAACGTCAAGGACGGCCAGTTCGGCAAGTGGCTCGCCAACGCCCGCGACTGGTCCATCAGCCGCAACCGCTACTGGGGTTCGCCCATCCCGGTGTGGCAGTCCGACGACCCCGAATACCCGCGCACCGACGTCTACGGCTCGCTCGCCGAGATGCAGGCCGACTTTGGCCGCCTTCCCCTGAACAACGAGGGTGAGGTGGACCTGCACCGCCCGTTCATCGACGACCTCACCCGGCCCAACCCGGACGACCCCACCGGCAAATCCACGATGCGCCGCGTGGAGGACGTGTTGGACGTCTGGTTCGACTCCGGCTCCATGCCCTACGGCCAGGTCCACTACCCGTTCGAGAACGAGGACTGGTTCAACACCCACAACCCGGCCGACTTCATCGTCGAATACATCGGGCAGACCCGCGGCTGGTTCTACATGCTGCACATCCTCTCCACCGCGCTCTTTGACCGCCCGGCGTTCCGCAACGTGATCAGCCACGGGATCGTGCTCGGCTCGGACGGCCAAAAGATGTCCAAGTCGCTGCGCAACTACCCGGACGTCTCCGAGGTGCTGGACCGCGACGGCTCCGACGCCATGCGCTGGTTCCTGATGTCCAGCCCCATCCTGCGCGGCGGAAACCTGGTAGTCACCGAACAGGGCATCCGCGACGGCGTCCGCCAGGTGATCCTGCCCCTGTGGAACGTGTACAGCTTCTTCACCCTGTACGCGAACACGGCCAACAACGGTGCCGGCTACGATGCGAAGCTCCGCTTTGACGGATATACCGACACCATGGACGAGTACCTGCTGGCCAACACGGGCGATTTGGTCCGTGAACTGACCGCCAAGCTCGACGACTACGACGTCTCCGGCGCCTGCGATTCACTGCGCAGCTACCTGGACATGCTCACCAACTGGTACGTGCGCCGCAGCCGCAGCCGCTTCTTCGACGAGAACAGCGACGCGTTTGACGCCCTCTACACGGCACTGGAAACCGTGTGCCGGGTGGCCGCCCCGCTGCTGCCGCTGGTCTCCGAGGAAATCTGGCGCGGGCTCACCGGCGGCCGCTCCGTCCACCTGACGGATTGGCCCAACGCCGATCTGTTCGTCCCCAACGCCGCCCTCGTGGAGCAGATGGACCGGGTCCAGCAGATCTGCTCCACCGGCTCCAGCCTGCGCAAGGCCGCCAAGCTGCGCGTCCGCCTGCCCCTGGCCGGACTGACCGTGGTGGCCCCGAACGCCGCCGCGCTCGACGGCGGGGCCGCCGTGGTTGCCGAGGAACTGAACATCCGCAAGGTCCGCTTCATCGATGCCGCCGACGCCTCCCCGGAGGAATTCGGCATCTCCTCGAAGCTGGTGGTCAACGCCCGCGCGGCCGGCCCGCGCCTGGGCAAGAACGTCCAGCTGGCCATCAAGGGCTCCAAGAGCGGTGACTGGTCGGTGACCAACGGCGTGGTCACGGCTGGCGGCCTGGAACTGGAGCCCTCCGAATACACGCTCGAAACCGTGGTGGCCGACGCGGCCGACGGCGCACAGAGCGCCGTTGCCATGCTGCCCGGCGGCGGGTTCGTGGTCCTGGACACCGAATTGACCGACGAGCTGGAGGCTGAAGGCACGGCCCGCGACATGATCCGCGCCGTCCAGCAGGCCCGCAAGGACGCCGACCTCCACGTCAGCGACCGCATCCGCACCATCATCAGTGCCCCGCAGAACATTGTGGACGCACTCCACGCGAACTCGGAGCTGGTGAAAAAGGAGACCCTCACGGTGACCCTTGAACTGGTCCCGGGCGACGTGGACACCACCATCTCAGTTGAACGGACAGTTGCCTCATGA
- a CDS encoding SDR family oxidoreductase — MSENTPKSFQHAVVTGASTGIGEATVRKLRADGWTVVAVARRADRLAKLAEETGALAFAADVTKDDDVEALVRFVAEHGGLDTLINVAGGARGADRIVDAKDDDWDWMLQVNVMGTLKMTRAFLPALRAHGHGTVLNLTSTAALAAYEGGAGYNAAKFAQRAVTNALRLEEAENNIRVIEVVPGLVQTEEFALNRFSGDQAAAAKVYEGVENPLTAGDVAEVVGYAVGLPHHINLDEVVVRPVAQAANHKLIRKG; from the coding sequence ATGAGTGAAAACACCCCCAAATCTTTTCAGCACGCCGTCGTGACCGGAGCCAGCACCGGCATTGGCGAGGCCACCGTCCGCAAGCTGCGCGCCGACGGCTGGACCGTGGTCGCCGTGGCCCGCCGCGCGGACCGGCTGGCAAAACTTGCCGAGGAAACCGGCGCCCTGGCCTTCGCCGCGGACGTCACCAAGGATGACGACGTCGAAGCCCTGGTGCGCTTCGTGGCGGAGCACGGCGGACTGGACACCCTGATCAACGTTGCCGGCGGCGCCCGCGGCGCGGACCGGATCGTCGACGCCAAGGACGACGACTGGGACTGGATGCTCCAGGTCAACGTCATGGGCACCCTGAAAATGACCCGGGCGTTCCTGCCGGCCCTGCGCGCCCACGGCCACGGCACCGTGCTGAACCTGACCTCCACGGCCGCACTTGCCGCCTATGAGGGCGGCGCCGGCTACAACGCGGCAAAGTTCGCCCAGCGCGCCGTCACCAACGCGCTGCGCCTGGAAGAGGCCGAGAACAACATCCGGGTCATCGAAGTGGTGCCCGGCCTGGTGCAGACCGAGGAGTTCGCGCTTAACCGTTTCTCCGGTGACCAGGCCGCCGCAGCCAAGGTGTACGAGGGCGTCGAGAACCCCCTGACGGCCGGCGACGTCGCGGAGGTGGTGGGCTACGCCGTCGGCCTCCCGCACCACATCAACCTGGACGAGGTCGTGGTCCGTCCCGTCGCGCAGGCCGCCAACCACAAGCTGATCCGCAAGGGCTAG
- the ndk gene encoding nucleoside-diphosphate kinase, with amino-acid sequence MSIERTLVLVKPDGVARNLSGAVLARIEAKGYTLAELKKVNATREQLEQHYEEHVGKPFYEPLVEFMLSGPVVAAIFEGHRVIEGFRALAGTTDPTTAAPGTIRGDFGRDWGLKVQQNLVHGSDSVESAEREIGIWFA; translated from the coding sequence GTGAGCATTGAGCGCACCCTTGTACTCGTCAAGCCCGACGGCGTTGCCCGCAACCTCTCCGGCGCCGTTCTGGCCCGGATTGAAGCCAAGGGCTACACGCTGGCCGAGCTGAAGAAGGTCAACGCCACCCGCGAGCAGCTCGAGCAGCACTACGAGGAGCACGTGGGCAAGCCGTTCTACGAACCCCTCGTCGAATTCATGCTGTCCGGCCCCGTCGTGGCGGCCATCTTTGAGGGCCACCGCGTGATCGAGGGCTTCCGCGCCCTGGCCGGCACCACCGACCCCACCACGGCCGCCCCCGGCACCATCCGCGGCGACTTTGGCCGCGACTGGGGCCTGAAGGTCCAGCAGAACCTGGTGCACGGCTCGGACTCCGTGGAGTCCGCAGAGCGTGAGATCGGCATCTGGTTCGCCTAG